The proteins below are encoded in one region of Paralysiella testudinis:
- a CDS encoding AEC family transporter, whose product MSAVFWDAAWFALSVTMPSVLLLVLGWFLRRTDQVDARFVDQASKLVFRYSMPALLFFSIYANETDYSAQVPLLLAGAVASLLLFVGAEIIAARAVKAPVDRGVFVQGVYRANTMIVGLAFVSNAYGSEGVAVGAVYGGAMTLLYNVLAVLTLSRASGSGSFNPLLMARQIATNPLILAIVLALLAKSVQLPVPLLLQQTGHYLAIIALPLALICAGAALDVKSLFKVSDISLWSSLGRLIGAPLVAVAVGWAFGLQGIAMGVLFMMMATPVAAASYVMAKAMGANDVAAANIVGLTTIGAMPVAAAGIALLRSLGWL is encoded by the coding sequence ATGTCGGCCGTGTTTTGGGATGCAGCTTGGTTTGCTTTGTCGGTAACCATGCCCAGTGTATTGCTGCTGGTGTTGGGCTGGTTTTTGCGCCGCACCGATCAAGTGGACGCCCGCTTTGTCGACCAAGCATCCAAGCTGGTGTTTCGCTACTCCATGCCCGCGCTGCTGTTTTTCAGCATTTATGCCAATGAAACCGATTACAGCGCCCAAGTTCCGCTGCTGCTGGCCGGTGCCGTGGCCAGCTTGCTGCTGTTTGTGGGCGCGGAAATCATTGCCGCGCGCGCAGTGAAAGCCCCGGTCGACCGGGGCGTGTTTGTGCAGGGCGTGTATCGCGCCAACACCATGATTGTGGGGCTGGCTTTTGTGTCCAATGCTTACGGCAGCGAAGGTGTGGCGGTGGGGGCGGTATACGGCGGCGCGATGACCTTGCTGTATAATGTGCTGGCGGTGCTCACCTTAAGCCGTGCCAGCGGTTCAGGCAGCTTCAACCCCTTATTGATGGCACGGCAAATCGCCACCAATCCGCTGATTTTGGCTATTGTGTTGGCCTTGCTGGCAAAATCGGTACAGTTACCGGTGCCGCTATTGTTGCAGCAAACCGGCCATTATCTGGCCATCATCGCCTTGCCGCTGGCCTTGATTTGCGCCGGCGCGGCGCTGGATGTGAAATCCTTGTTTAAAGTGTCGGACATTTCCCTGTGGTCGAGCTTGGGGCGGCTGATTGGTGCGCCGCTGGTGGCGGTGGCCGTGGGCTGGGCATTTGGCCTGCAAGGCATCGCCATGGGCGTGCTGTTTATGATGATGGCTACGCCTGTGGCCGCCGCCAGCTATGTAATGGCCAAAGCCATGGGCGCCAACGACGTGGCCGCCGCTAATATTGTGGGTCTCACCACCATCGGCGCCATGCCGGTGGCCGCGGCTGGGATTGCGCTGTTGCGCAGCTTGGGATGGTTGTAA
- a CDS encoding DNA recombination protein RmuC, translating into MPAVAPLYWFILALAILIAALLGWLLARSRYSAQAQQQRDALHAELNSAHTALARSQEQHRHAEQAQQHSAEQLQSLQQQFQAALTRLTSAETENRQLSPLQQALQQEQQHTRSLTTQQQHLHGQLTAAQQQLQHWHSRETEWQQLSDDYRQLQQQYADTQLAHERLHTQLQQEREAQAEKLALLIEAREALSNQFKSLANDILEEKSKRFAEQNQTSLGLLLNPLHERMHGFSQLIQNTYEKEAKERSSLETELKRLQLLNTQLHTDAKALTNALTGTQNKNQGNWGEMILEKVLESSGLQKGREYFLQAAASHIDEHGHTRRLQPDVLVNLPDNKQIIIDAKVSLTAYVRYTQATDADTAARELAAHVQSVRTHIRQLSAKQYSDIEGLNTLDFVFLFIPVEPAYLLALQQDNQLFDECFSKRIMLVGPSTLLATLRTVANIWRNEQQNQNALLIAKEGGNLYDKFVGFVSTLESVGKNIEQAQNQYQVAMKQLSSGRGNLINRADKLRQLGVKAAKALPKEYQAEKTDEEENAMLPENLVN; encoded by the coding sequence ATGCCTGCCGTTGCCCCCCTATATTGGTTTATTCTCGCCCTGGCCATCCTGATTGCCGCCCTGCTCGGCTGGCTATTGGCACGCAGCCGCTACAGTGCACAAGCGCAACAGCAGCGCGATGCCCTGCACGCCGAGCTGAACAGCGCCCACACCGCACTGGCCCGCAGCCAAGAGCAACACCGCCACGCCGAGCAAGCACAACAACACAGCGCCGAACAACTGCAAAGCCTGCAACAACAGTTTCAGGCAGCCTTAACCCGCCTCACCAGCGCCGAAACCGAAAACCGCCAACTGTCGCCGCTGCAACAAGCCTTGCAGCAAGAGCAGCAGCACACGCGCAGCCTCACCACCCAACAACAACATCTGCACGGCCAGCTTACCGCGGCGCAACAGCAATTGCAGCACTGGCACAGCCGCGAAACCGAATGGCAGCAACTGAGCGACGATTACCGCCAGCTACAGCAACAATACGCCGACACCCAGCTGGCACACGAGCGCCTACACACCCAATTGCAGCAAGAGCGCGAAGCCCAAGCAGAAAAACTGGCGCTGCTCATCGAAGCGCGCGAAGCCTTGTCCAACCAATTCAAAAGCCTGGCCAACGACATCTTGGAAGAAAAATCCAAACGCTTTGCCGAGCAAAACCAAACCAGCCTCGGCCTACTGCTCAACCCCCTACACGAGCGCATGCACGGCTTTAGCCAATTGATTCAAAACACCTACGAAAAAGAAGCCAAAGAACGCAGCTCGCTGGAAACCGAGCTTAAGCGCCTGCAACTGCTCAACACCCAATTGCATACCGACGCCAAAGCCCTCACCAACGCCCTCACCGGCACCCAAAACAAAAATCAGGGCAACTGGGGTGAAATGATTTTGGAAAAAGTGTTGGAAAGCTCCGGCCTGCAAAAAGGGCGCGAATACTTCCTTCAGGCAGCCGCCAGCCACATCGACGAACACGGCCACACCCGCCGCCTGCAACCGGATGTTTTGGTCAACCTGCCCGACAACAAGCAAATCATCATCGACGCCAAAGTGTCGCTCACCGCCTATGTGCGCTACACCCAAGCCACCGATGCCGACACCGCCGCGCGCGAGCTGGCCGCACATGTGCAGTCGGTGCGCACCCACATCCGCCAATTGTCGGCCAAGCAATACAGCGACATCGAAGGCCTCAACACCCTAGATTTCGTGTTTTTGTTTATTCCCGTAGAGCCCGCCTACCTGCTGGCCTTGCAGCAAGACAACCAATTGTTTGACGAATGCTTTAGCAAACGCATTATGCTGGTGGGCCCCAGCACCTTATTGGCCACCTTGCGCACCGTGGCCAATATCTGGCGCAACGAGCAGCAAAACCAAAATGCCCTGCTGATTGCCAAAGAAGGCGGCAATCTTTACGATAAATTCGTCGGCTTTGTCAGCACACTGGAAAGCGTGGGCAAAAACATCGAGCAGGCGCAAAACCAGTATCAAGTAGCCATGAAGCAGCTTTCCAGCGGCCGCGGCAATCTGATTAACCGCGCCGATAAACTGCGCCAGCTTGGCGTAAAAGCCGCCAAAGCCCTGCCCAAAGAATACCAAGCTGAGAAAACAGATGAAGAAGAAAACGCCATGCTGCCTGAAAATCTTGTTAACTGA
- a CDS encoding Mpo1 family 2-hydroxy fatty acid dioxygenase, translating to MPADTRTVNALSQYAAYHRDQRNIGTHFVGIPLIWLAIAVLLSRPAWGSAPLLLSPLLLVGVLLSVYYFRLQKTLGWLMLAVMLLTYAAAQTLAAQSTTVWLGSAVGMFALGWAIQFIGHYYEQRKPAFFDDIRGLIIGPVFMVAEACFLLGKLPELNAAIEAQVGPTLIKPRPSKP from the coding sequence ATGCCTGCCGACACCCGCACCGTGAATGCCTTAAGCCAATACGCCGCCTATCATCGCGACCAGCGCAATATCGGCACCCATTTTGTCGGCATTCCGCTGATTTGGCTGGCGATTGCGGTGTTATTGTCACGCCCGGCTTGGGGCAGCGCGCCATTATTGCTGTCGCCGCTGCTGCTGGTGGGCGTATTGCTGAGCGTGTATTATTTCCGCCTGCAAAAAACATTGGGCTGGCTGATGCTGGCGGTGATGCTGCTCACCTATGCCGCCGCCCAAACGCTGGCCGCCCAAAGCACCACCGTATGGCTGGGCAGCGCCGTGGGCATGTTTGCCCTAGGCTGGGCGATTCAATTTATCGGCCATTACTACGAACAACGCAAACCGGCTTTTTTCGACGACATCCGCGGCCTGATTATCGGCCCCGTGTTTATGGTGGCCGAAGCCTGTTTTTTACTCGGCAAACTGCCGGAGCTGAACGCCGCCATTGAAGCCCAAGTGGGGCCTACGCTCATCAAACCGCGCCCGTCCAAACCTTAA
- a CDS encoding AmpG family muropeptide MFS transporter — protein MLVCVFTGFTSGLPLYFLINLIPAWLRSEHIDLKTIGLFALIGLPFTWKFVWSPLMDAVKLPFLGRRRGWMLVTQIGLMVALALYALLNPQQHIQWIMGLSVLVAFFSASQDIVLDAFRREILPDNELGLGNAIHVNAYRIAALVPGSLSLVLADIYPWPTVFMITALFMLPGLLMTLLLAQEPQLPPKAPKTLRQTIVEPFNEFFSRKGVRRALLVLLFIFFYKLGDSMATALATPFYLDMGYSKTDIGLIAKNAGLWPAVIFGIVGGIWMLKLGINKALWLFGLVQIVTILGFAWLAGFGHFDTITATERWMLAGVIGAEAVGVGLGTAAFVAYMARETNPAFTATQLALFTSLAAVPRTFINATTGYLIEWLGYVPFFWLCFFLAVPGMLLLYWVAPWHGDAAPQAAGKA, from the coding sequence ATGTTGGTGTGCGTGTTCACCGGTTTTACGTCCGGCCTGCCGTTGTATTTCCTTATCAACCTGATTCCGGCATGGCTGCGCAGCGAACACATCGACTTGAAAACCATCGGCCTGTTTGCGCTGATCGGCCTGCCGTTTACGTGGAAATTTGTCTGGTCGCCGTTGATGGACGCCGTCAAACTGCCCTTTCTGGGGCGGCGGCGCGGCTGGATGCTGGTAACCCAAATCGGACTGATGGTGGCACTGGCGCTGTATGCCCTGCTCAATCCGCAGCAGCATATCCAGTGGATTATGGGTTTGTCGGTACTGGTGGCGTTTTTCTCCGCCAGCCAAGACATTGTGCTGGACGCCTTTCGCCGCGAAATTTTGCCCGATAACGAGCTGGGGCTGGGCAATGCCATTCATGTGAATGCCTACCGCATTGCCGCGCTGGTGCCCGGCTCCCTGTCGCTGGTGCTGGCCGACATCTATCCCTGGCCCACCGTATTTATGATTACCGCCCTGTTTATGCTGCCCGGCCTGTTGATGACGCTGTTGTTGGCGCAAGAGCCGCAATTGCCGCCCAAAGCACCCAAAACCCTGCGCCAAACCATTGTCGAGCCGTTTAACGAATTTTTCTCACGCAAAGGCGTGCGCCGCGCGTTATTGGTGCTGCTGTTTATCTTCTTCTACAAACTGGGCGACAGCATGGCCACCGCCTTGGCCACGCCGTTTTATCTGGACATGGGCTATTCCAAAACCGACATCGGCCTGATTGCCAAAAACGCCGGTTTGTGGCCGGCGGTGATTTTCGGCATTGTGGGCGGCATCTGGATGCTCAAGCTGGGCATCAACAAAGCGCTGTGGCTGTTTGGCTTGGTGCAGATTGTCACCATTTTGGGTTTTGCCTGGCTGGCCGGTTTCGGCCATTTCGACACCATCACCGCCACCGAACGCTGGATGCTGGCCGGGGTGATTGGCGCCGAAGCCGTGGGCGTGGGCTTGGGCACCGCCGCTTTTGTGGCCTATATGGCGCGCGAAACCAATCCCGCGTTTACCGCCACCCAGCTGGCGCTGTTCACCAGCCTGGCCGCCGTGCCGCGCACCTTTATCAACGCCACCACCGGCTATTTGATTGAATGGCTGGGCTATGTGCCGTTTTTCTGGCTGTGCTTTTTTCTGGCGGTGCCGGGCATGTTGCTGCTGTATTGGGTGGCACCATGGCACGGCGATGCCGCGCCCCAAGCCGCCGGTAAAGCCTAA
- a CDS encoding bestrophin family protein — MIVREKPPSLWKLFITLQGSVVPKIWKRVLFFDLLAVAVCVLHLHYGWHFINLTVAPFTIIGLVIGLFLGFRNSVGYERYWEARTLWGGCLIACRNLTRQVLVFGHTSAPEANRRRVYLLIAFAHALRHRLRGSDGSADLQRWLSAADYATVSASPSPANTLLTLIGHAFYQLHQTQGLQSPLMANIDAQISELSHILGACERIRTTPIPYAYLLLLHRTVYVYCFLLPFGLVSSVGYMTPVVVSFMAYAFLGLDALGDEITNPFAQEPNALALDSICRTIESHCLAELGETWPPPLLPDRKGVLM; from the coding sequence ATGATTGTTCGCGAAAAACCGCCTTCCCTCTGGAAGCTATTCATCACCCTGCAAGGATCGGTGGTGCCCAAAATATGGAAGCGGGTGCTGTTTTTTGATTTACTGGCGGTGGCCGTGTGCGTGCTGCACCTGCATTACGGCTGGCACTTTATCAACCTCACCGTGGCACCGTTTACCATTATCGGCTTGGTGATTGGCCTGTTTCTCGGCTTTCGCAACAGCGTGGGCTACGAACGCTATTGGGAAGCACGCACCTTGTGGGGCGGCTGCCTGATTGCCTGCCGCAACCTCACCCGCCAAGTCTTGGTATTCGGCCACACCAGCGCCCCGGAAGCCAACCGCCGCCGTGTGTATTTGCTGATTGCCTTCGCCCACGCCTTGCGCCACCGCTTGCGCGGCAGCGACGGCAGCGCCGATTTGCAACGCTGGCTGTCGGCCGCCGATTACGCCACCGTGTCTGCTTCGCCCAGCCCCGCCAACACATTACTCACCCTGATTGGCCATGCCTTTTACCAGCTACACCAAACACAGGGGCTGCAATCGCCGCTAATGGCAAATATTGATGCCCAAATCAGCGAATTAAGCCATATTCTGGGCGCCTGCGAACGCATCCGCACCACGCCCATTCCCTATGCCTATTTATTGCTGCTGCACCGCACCGTGTATGTGTATTGCTTTTTGTTGCCCTTCGGCTTGGTTAGCAGCGTGGGCTATATGACGCCGGTGGTGGTGAGCTTTATGGCCTATGCCTTTTTGGGGCTGGACGCGCTGGGCGACGAAATCACCAACCCTTTCGCCCAAGAGCCCAATGCCCTGGCGCTGGACAGCATTTGCCGCACCATCGAAAGCCATTGCCTGGCCGAATTGGGCGAAACCTGGCCGCCACCTTTATTGCCCGACCGCAAAGGTGTGTTGATGTAA
- a CDS encoding MBL fold metallo-hydrolase — protein sequence MALQFELLPVTPFMQNCTLLWDEQSRAAVLTDVGGETERLLGEVAARGLDLQAVWLTHGHVDHVGGVVDLTKQVDVPVLGPHADDDFWIQQLPAITQAYRFPFSPPFTPTRWLNEGDTLTLGEHVFEVLHIPGHTPGHVVLYCAAAKLLVAGDVLFLESIGRTDFPRGNHADLIRNIREKILVLPDDTRVITGHGAMTTIGHEKRHNPFLR from the coding sequence ATGGCTTTACAATTTGAATTGTTGCCGGTAACACCGTTTATGCAAAACTGCACTTTGTTATGGGATGAACAAAGCCGCGCGGCGGTGCTCACCGATGTGGGTGGTGAAACCGAGCGGCTGCTGGGCGAAGTGGCCGCGCGTGGTTTGGATTTGCAGGCGGTGTGGCTCACCCACGGCCATGTTGACCATGTGGGCGGGGTGGTGGATTTGACCAAGCAGGTAGATGTGCCGGTGCTGGGCCCGCATGCCGACGATGACTTCTGGATTCAGCAATTGCCCGCGATTACGCAGGCTTACCGCTTTCCTTTCAGCCCGCCGTTTACACCCACCCGCTGGCTTAACGAAGGCGACACGCTCACCTTGGGCGAGCATGTGTTTGAAGTGCTGCACATTCCCGGCCACACGCCCGGGCATGTGGTGTTGTATTGCGCCGCGGCCAAATTGCTGGTGGCCGGTGATGTGTTGTTTTTGGAGTCTATCGGCCGCACTGATTTTCCGCGCGGCAACCATGCCGACTTAATCCGCAACATCCGTGAAAAAATTCTGGTTTTGCCGGACGATACACGGGTAATTACCGGCCACGGCGCCATGACCACCATTGGCCACGAAAAAAGACACAATCCGTTTTTGCGCTGA
- the pagP gene encoding lipid IV(A) palmitoyltransferase PagP produces MTATQHHPADAIAADGKHQAAEPRAGGWWQNTKEQVAATWASDRYELYLPLYAWHNRSTYSKEKIKEFNENAWGIGFGKYRDTEYNTTHGIGGMVFMDSHNDPEPFVAYTWQKNWPISQHQKLAAGGFVGVTARSDIGPYAPIPVAWPYVAYSYRKFSLQGMYFPGSKGNGNIAFFWAKYRLD; encoded by the coding sequence ATGACTGCCACCCAGCATCACCCCGCCGACGCCATCGCCGCGGACGGCAAGCACCAAGCTGCCGAGCCACGGGCAGGCGGCTGGTGGCAAAACACCAAAGAGCAGGTGGCCGCCACTTGGGCCAGCGACCGCTACGAGCTTTATCTGCCCCTGTATGCCTGGCATAACCGCAGCACCTACAGCAAAGAAAAAATCAAAGAATTTAACGAAAATGCCTGGGGCATCGGCTTTGGTAAATACCGTGATACCGAATACAACACCACCCACGGAATCGGCGGCATGGTGTTTATGGATTCACATAACGACCCAGAGCCTTTTGTGGCCTACACTTGGCAAAAAAATTGGCCCATCAGCCAGCACCAAAAGCTGGCTGCTGGCGGTTTTGTAGGGGTAACCGCCCGTTCCGACATCGGCCCCTACGCGCCGATTCCGGTGGCGTGGCCGTATGTGGCGTATAGTTATCGCAAATTTTCACTGCAAGGCATGTATTTCCCCGGCAGTAAAGGCAATGGCAATATTGCTTTTTTTTGGGCGAAATACCGGCTTGATTGA
- the purH gene encoding bifunctional phosphoribosylaminoimidazolecarboxamide formyltransferase/IMP cyclohydrolase, which translates to MAVVKRALLSVSDKTGVVDFARALAHMGVELLSTGGTAKLLADAGIAVIEVADYTGFPEMLDGRVKTLHPKIHGGILGRRDLAAHVDKMAEHDIGNIDLVCVNLYPFAATVAKPGCTLEDAIENIDIGGPTMVRSAAKNWQHVAIVTDSRDYETVVNELQAASGSLSDKTRFNLSRKAFSHTAEYDGMISNYLTSVDDSVLSGEPHMQAFPQQFNQSWLKVQDLRYGENPHQQAAFYRDIYPASGSLAAYSQLQGKELSYNNIADADAAWEAVKAFDAPACVIVKHANPCGVAVAADTLSAYRLALATDTTSAFGGIIAFNREVDAATVEAVTGQFVEVLMAPKFSAEARTIIAAKKNVRVLEVPLLAGANRFELKRVGGGLLVQTPDTHRLNRAEVQVVSQRAPSEQEWQDLLFVWHVAQYVKSNAIVFGKGGQTYGIGAGQMSRVDSTRIAARKAQDGGFDLNGACAASDAFFPFRDGIDVIAEQGIKAIIHPGGSVRDEEVIAAANEHGIAMVLTGVRHFRH; encoded by the coding sequence ATGGCTGTGGTAAAACGTGCGCTGTTAAGCGTGTCTGACAAAACCGGCGTAGTGGATTTTGCCCGTGCGCTGGCACACATGGGCGTGGAATTGCTGTCTACCGGCGGCACCGCCAAATTGCTGGCCGATGCCGGCATTGCGGTGATTGAAGTGGCTGATTACACCGGCTTTCCGGAAATGCTCGACGGGCGCGTGAAAACCCTGCACCCCAAAATCCACGGCGGTATTTTGGGCCGTCGCGATTTGGCCGCGCATGTGGACAAAATGGCCGAGCACGACATCGGCAATATCGACTTGGTGTGCGTGAACCTCTACCCCTTTGCCGCCACCGTGGCCAAGCCCGGCTGCACACTGGAAGATGCGATTGAAAACATCGACATCGGCGGCCCCACCATGGTGCGCTCCGCTGCTAAAAACTGGCAGCATGTGGCGATTGTGACCGACAGCCGCGATTACGAAACCGTGGTCAATGAGTTGCAAGCCGCTTCAGGCAGCCTGAGTGATAAAACCCGCTTTAATTTGTCGCGCAAAGCTTTTTCGCACACCGCTGAATACGATGGCATGATTTCCAACTACCTCACCAGCGTGGACGACAGCGTATTAAGCGGCGAGCCGCACATGCAGGCGTTCCCACAGCAGTTCAACCAAAGCTGGCTCAAAGTGCAAGATCTGCGCTACGGCGAAAACCCGCACCAACAAGCGGCGTTTTACCGCGACATCTACCCGGCTTCAGGCAGCCTGGCTGCGTATAGCCAGTTGCAAGGCAAAGAATTGTCGTATAACAACATTGCCGATGCCGATGCAGCATGGGAAGCCGTTAAGGCATTTGACGCACCCGCCTGCGTGATTGTGAAACACGCCAACCCCTGCGGCGTGGCCGTGGCTGCCGATACGCTGAGCGCCTACCGCTTGGCGCTGGCCACCGACACCACCAGCGCCTTTGGCGGCATCATCGCCTTTAATCGTGAAGTGGACGCTGCTACCGTAGAAGCCGTTACCGGCCAATTTGTGGAAGTGTTGATGGCACCCAAATTCAGTGCCGAAGCCCGCACGATTATTGCCGCCAAGAAAAACGTGCGCGTATTGGAAGTGCCGCTGCTGGCCGGTGCCAACCGCTTTGAACTCAAGCGCGTGGGCGGCGGCTTGCTGGTGCAAACCCCCGACACCCACCGCTTAAACCGTGCCGAGGTGCAAGTGGTGTCACAACGCGCACCCAGCGAACAGGAATGGCAGGATTTGCTGTTTGTGTGGCATGTGGCGCAATACGTTAAATCCAATGCCATCGTGTTCGGCAAAGGCGGCCAAACCTACGGCATTGGTGCCGGGCAGATGAGCCGGGTGGATTCCACCCGCATTGCCGCACGCAAGGCACAAGACGGCGGCTTTGATTTAAACGGTGCCTGCGCCGCATCCGATGCCTTCTTCCCCTTTCGCGACGGCATTGATGTGATTGCCGAGCAAGGCATTAAGGCGATTATTCACCCCGGCGGCTCCGTGCGTGACGAAGAAGTGATTGCCGCTGCCAATGAGCACGGCATTGCCATGGTGCTCACCGGCGTGCGCCATTTCCGTCATTGA
- a CDS encoding Fis family transcriptional regulator, protein MPNKNNNIALCIENSLQQYFADLDGETPCGVYDMVLHQVEEPLLRCVMQACENNQTRAAQMLGLNRNTLRKKLTQYNLL, encoded by the coding sequence ATGCCGAATAAAAACAACAACATTGCCTTGTGCATCGAAAACAGCCTACAGCAGTATTTTGCCGATTTGGATGGCGAAACCCCGTGCGGCGTTTACGATATGGTGCTGCATCAGGTAGAAGAGCCGCTGTTGCGCTGCGTGATGCAGGCGTGCGAAAACAATCAGACCCGTGCGGCGCAGATGCTGGGCTTAAACCGCAATACCCTGCGTAAAAAATTGACCCAATACAATTTGCTGTAA
- the dusB gene encoding tRNA dihydrouridine synthase DusB, which yields MQIGPYSIATPLALAPMAGITDKPFRQLCRRMGAGWAVSEMITSDPSLQHSKKTLSRADHAGEAGVIAVQIAGSDPQQLAAAAQYNVARGAQVIDINMGCPAKKVCHVQAGSALLQNEALVAAILHAVVRAVPVPVTLKTRLGWNDDNRNIATIARLAEDAGIAALAIHGRTRTQMYQGRASYDLIAAVKQTVQMPLWVNGDLSSPQQAMAVWRYTQADGVMIGRGAQGQPWLFRDLAHYRQYGRLPEALSVAEHAEMVLQHIAAMHVFYGETTGVRVARKHIGWYVAALPGGEGFRRAVNRLDSAAAQYDALAAYLDVQVQTLNAWPCAYRPAFGAAA from the coding sequence ATGCAAATTGGCCCTTATTCTATTGCCACGCCCTTGGCCTTGGCGCCGATGGCGGGCATTACCGATAAACCGTTCCGCCAGTTGTGCCGCCGCATGGGGGCGGGCTGGGCGGTGAGCGAGATGATCACCAGCGACCCTTCCTTGCAGCACAGCAAAAAAACCCTCAGCCGCGCCGATCATGCGGGTGAAGCCGGGGTGATTGCGGTGCAGATTGCCGGCAGTGATCCGCAGCAGCTCGCGGCGGCGGCGCAATACAATGTGGCGCGCGGTGCGCAGGTAATCGACATCAATATGGGCTGTCCGGCCAAGAAAGTCTGCCATGTGCAGGCGGGCAGCGCTTTATTGCAAAACGAAGCCTTAGTGGCCGCTATTTTGCACGCGGTGGTGCGGGCGGTGCCGGTGCCGGTAACGTTGAAAACACGCTTGGGCTGGAACGATGACAACCGCAATATCGCCACCATTGCCCGGCTGGCCGAGGATGCCGGTATTGCCGCTTTGGCCATTCACGGGCGCACGCGCACGCAAATGTACCAAGGCCGGGCCAGCTATGATTTGATTGCCGCAGTGAAACAAACAGTGCAAATGCCGCTGTGGGTGAATGGCGATTTAAGCAGCCCGCAGCAGGCCATGGCGGTGTGGCGCTATACCCAAGCCGACGGGGTGATGATTGGCCGTGGTGCCCAAGGACAGCCGTGGCTGTTTCGCGATTTGGCACACTACCGCCAATATGGCAGGCTGCCTGAAGCCTTGAGTGTGGCCGAACATGCTGAGATGGTGTTGCAGCACATTGCTGCCATGCATGTGTTTTACGGCGAAACCACCGGCGTGCGGGTGGCACGCAAACACATCGGCTGGTATGTGGCGGCGCTGCCCGGCGGCGAAGGCTTCCGCCGCGCCGTTAACCGGCTTGACAGCGCCGCGGCGCAATACGATGCCTTGGCGGCGTATTTGGATGTACAAGTGCAAACCTTAAACGCATGGCCGTGTGCATATCGGCCTGCATTTGGTGCGGCTGCCTGA
- a CDS encoding 4'-phosphopantetheinyl transferase family protein: MAIHFTPYTAKTMMPLTLLLAGPDCVHRYRHALLDAADHLRCQQQPALAQRIDWQSSRFLKQQRRRLAPNTLTTLSHSHGYAALLYGQQDALGVDLEQMRPRNFVALLPWCARDEEIQWWQQQPSPTLAFYRLWTLKEALIKAANLDFPADLRRTGLFRLPEGGWRIGIDHPQCHPCWHGFSHAVSTHMMLSCVWPQANAPQTLFWQGYGQTVWDLPPGTDNGVLLRRLPEDGAMPKQQNQQTRTDGC, encoded by the coding sequence ATGGCGATTCATTTTACACCTTACACCGCCAAAACCATGATGCCGCTCACCCTATTGCTGGCCGGCCCCGACTGCGTCCACCGCTACCGCCACGCCTTGCTGGATGCTGCCGACCATTTGCGCTGCCAGCAACAGCCTGCGCTGGCGCAACGCATCGATTGGCAAAGCAGCCGTTTTTTAAAGCAGCAACGCCGCCGGTTGGCGCCGAACACCCTGACCACACTCAGCCACAGCCATGGCTATGCCGCCCTGCTGTACGGCCAGCAAGATGCTTTGGGTGTGGATTTAGAGCAGATGCGCCCGCGTAACTTTGTCGCTCTGCTGCCTTGGTGCGCGCGCGATGAAGAAATACAGTGGTGGCAACAACAGCCCAGCCCTACTCTGGCGTTTTATCGCCTGTGGACCTTAAAGGAAGCCTTAATCAAAGCCGCCAATTTGGATTTTCCTGCCGATTTGCGCCGCACCGGCTTATTTAGGCTGCCTGAAGGCGGTTGGCGTATCGGCATTGATCATCCGCAATGCCATCCATGCTGGCACGGCTTTAGCCATGCTGTTAGCACGCACATGATGTTGTCTTGCGTGTGGCCGCAAGCCAATGCACCGCAAACGCTGTTTTGGCAAGGCTATGGGCAAACGGTTTGGGATTTACCGCCCGGCACAGATAACGGCGTGCTATTGCGCCGATTACCCGAAGATGGCGCCATGCCTAAACAACAAAACCAGCAAACACGCACAGATGGCTGTTGA
- a CDS encoding glycine zipper 2TM domain-containing protein gives MKTTLSKTLLLITVAASLSACANLSRQQQNTATGAVIGGVAGNLIGGDTGSTLGGAALGGVIGSQVH, from the coding sequence ATGAAAACCACTTTGAGCAAAACCTTATTATTAATCACCGTAGCCGCTTCCTTAAGCGCCTGTGCCAATCTCTCGCGCCAACAGCAAAACACCGCCACCGGCGCCGTTATCGGCGGTGTGGCCGGTAATTTGATTGGCGGCGACACCGGCTCTACCTTGGGCGGTGCTGCTCTAGGCGGCGTGATTGGCAGCCAGGTTCACTAA